One window of the Rhipicephalus sanguineus isolate Rsan-2018 chromosome 4, BIME_Rsan_1.4, whole genome shotgun sequence genome contains the following:
- the LOC119389963 gene encoding bolA-like protein 2, whose product MPVYTKEHIQEKLQKELEATYVDIEDISDGCGAKFNAIIVSPKFEGKALLERHRMVNTVLAVELKDIHAFSQKTMTPAQWEEKSKAEKSKG is encoded by the exons ATGCCTGTTTATACGAAGGAACACATACAGGAGAAACTGCAAAAAGAGCTTGAAGCCACTTACGTG GACATTGAAGACATTTCGGACGGATGCGGCGCCAAGTTCAACGCTATCATTGTTTCTCCAAAGTTCGAGGGAAAGGCGCTCTTGGAAAGACACAG gaTGGTCAACACTGTCCTCGCTGTAGAGCTGAAAGACATTCACGCCTTCTCGCAGAAGACCATGACACCTGCACAGTGGGAAGAGAAATCAAAAGCAGAGAAATCTAAAGGATAA
- the LOC119389959 gene encoding ATP-dependent DNA helicase Q5: MSDSKEGEAMEPASSVNPDKLSHALADALTRIFGHKAYRSGLQKKAIEAVAQCGQDVFVSMPTGAGKSLCFQLPAVVTPKDSVTVVVSPLIALMTDQLQKLKSLKVRAETINSTMSSLERQRVRRDLTSMSPETRLLYVTPEQVASEKFQAVLSALYKIGKLARFVVDEAHCVSEWGHDFRPDYLKLGKVRDMFPDVPMVALTATASAKVFDDILVQLRLRQPVAIFKTSSFRANLYYDVEFKEALDEPFDNLKNFSIRALGEGWEEEDPKKRGSGIVYCRTRDACEEVSMKLTSLGILTKPYHGGMKAAERKENQDGWTKGQVPIIAATVSFGMGVDRAMVRFVAHWSVPQSIPAYYQESGRAGRDGRPSYCRIYYSRKDRKSITYLLKRDEQGAKTKRAKIVAEMATKAFEKMASYCEGMTCRHTVLCREFGDDLKGCGKNCDACTKPKQLEGRLSSFQATLLTGTIRKESSNGFDNELYGGGRHGQKMDTECYDVDSGSDGESSGKAAAALSQVIQDEFEKRRGSKSEQPKKRTIPKNCSVLEPKCSAIKEVSVEMRQDYLTKLKGEMEMNFAAYETFNDEPQLTPREIRNCAAEHELHVFKTKKNVHLYRKELVDLFVALREATRAVKLHDLLLKCREPKDETKEKAKPPERLHTLLDFFSSAENDERSPPEPSKKDSGTNKSVRHIEKAAADDLKSVDMECSDDSLLSESSGFHASKLAKQAQKSSPISKGSSGAASRTPSKKNSSTNKSVRDIEKAAADDLKSVDIECSEDSLLSESSGFHASKLANQAQKSSPISKGSSGAASRTPTPPNVSSSPKQEDEETSASKIRYFFERSPTKKKRKLDFGKVEGSPRHKKTETDPAQENSESHDTSGNSEVARESSKHHSKKHGERGDGASLEKSKESSPKKQNIKEELNQAARNINRCLYPKYKDNRLSKDLFKKICKLLSHKLVAEQTLSKRAAAKAVDKLFEGKDVVTESDLDELCL; encoded by the coding sequence ATGTCAGACTCGAAAGAGGGAGAAGCCATGGAGCCGGCATCGAGCGTGAACCCGGACAAGCTGTCGCACGCCCTGGCCGATGCCCTGACGAGAATATTTGGACACAAAGCTTATCGCAGCGGCCTGCAGAAGAAGGCGATCGAAGCGGTGGCGCAGTGCGGCCAAGACGTTTTCGTGTCCATGCCGACCGGAGCTGGCAAGTCGCTGTGCTTCCAACTACCTGCCGTGGTGACTCCGAAGGACAGCGTTACCGTGGTGGTGTCACCGCTCATCGCGCTCATGACGGATCAGCTGCAGAAACTCAAGAGCCTGAAGGTCCGCGCCGAGACCATCAACTCGACCATGAGCTCTCTGGAACGGCAGCGCGTTAGGCGAGACTTGACCAGCATGAGCCCGGAGACCCGGCTTCTGTACGTGACACCAGAGCAAGTGGCCAGCGAAAAGTTCCAGGCTGTCCTCAGCGCTCTTTACAAGATCGGCAAGCTGGCGCGCTTTGTAGTGGACGAGGCGCACTGCGTGTCCGAGTGGGGTCACGATTTCAGGCCGGATTACCTCAAACTCGGCAAAGTTCGCGACATGTTTCCCGACGTTCCCATGGTCGCCCTCACTGCCACAGCCTCTGCCAAGGTATTCGACGATATTCTGGTACAGCTGAGGCTCAGGCAACCCGTGGCCATATTCAAGACGTCTAGCTTCCGAGCTAACCTTTACTACGATGTCGAGTTCAAGGAGGCGCTTGACGAGCCCTTCGACAACTTGAAAAACTTTTCGATCCGTGCCCTCGGCGAAGGTTGGGAAGAAGAAGACCCAAAGAAGAGGGGAAGCGGCATAGTGTACTGCAGGACTCGGGACGCCTGTGAGGAAGTCAGCATGAAGCTCACGTCCCTTGGCATTCTCACAAAACCGTATCACGGAGGTATGAAGGCTGCAGAGCGAAAAGAGAACCAGGACGGATGGACCAAAGGGCAAGTGCCCATAATTGCTGCTACAGTAAGCTTTGGAATGGGTGTTGACCGTGCCATGGTAAGGTTTGTAGCGCACTGGTCAGTTCCGCAGTCTATTCCGGCTTACTATCAGGAATCTGGCAGGGCTGGTCGCGATGGAAGGCCGTCTTACTGCCGAATTTATTACTCCAGGAAAGACAGGAAATCCATTACCTACCTGCTGAAAAGAGACGAACAGGGGGCGAAGACAAAAAGGGCAAAGATTGTTGCAGAGATGGCCACCAAAGCATTTGAGAAGATGGCCAGCTACTGCGAAGGGATGACGTGTCGCCACACAGTGCTTTGCAGGGAATTTGGAGACGATCTGAAAGGCTGTGGAAAAAACTGTGATGCTTGTACAAAGCCAAAACAGCTAGAAGGTAGGCTTTCATCATTCCAGGCTACCCTGCTCACTGGAACAATTAGGAAGGAAAGCAGCAATGGTTTTGATAACGAACTTTATGGGGGTGGGAGGCACGGCCAGAAAATGGACACAGAGTGTTACGATGTGGACAGTGGGAGTGATGGTGAAAGCAGTGGCAAAGCAGCCGCTGCTCTTTCACAAGTCATTCAGGATGAATTTGAGAAACGTCGTGGATCGAAGTCTGAGCAGCCAAAGAAGAGAACTATTCCCAAGAACTGCTCTGTTCTAGAGCCCAAATGCTCTGCCATCAAAGAAGTTTCTGTCGAGATGCGGCAAGATTACCTAACAAAGTTGAAAGGGGAGATGGAGATGAATTTCGCTGCATACGAAACCTTCAACGATGAGCCGCAGCTGACCCCTCGAGAGATCAGAAACTGCGCCGCCGAGCATGAACTTCACGTGTTCAAAACGAAGAAAAACGTGCACCTGTACAGAAAGGAGCTGGTAGATTTGTTTGTAGCGCTAAGGGAAGCTACCCGAGCGGTCAAGCTTCACGACCTTCTTTTGAAGTGTCGTGAACCTAAGGATGAAACCAAAGAGAAGGCAAAGCCACCCGAGAGGTTGCACACCTTATTGGATTTCTTTTCGTCCGCCGAGAATGATGAGCGCTCGCCACCCGAGCCGAGCAAGAAAGACAGCGGTACCAACAAGTCGGTGCGGCACATTGAGAAGGCTGCCGCTGACGACTTGAAATCGGTGGACATGGAATGTTCAGATGATTCCTTGCTGAGTGAAAGCAGTGGTTTCCATGCTTCAAAGCTGGCCAAGCAGGCACAAAAAAGTTCACCGATCAGTAAAGGATCCAGCGGTGCTGCTTCACGAACACCGAGCAAGAAAAACAGCAGTACCAACAAGTCGGTGCGGGACATTGAGAAGGCTGCCGCTGACGACTTGAAATCGGTGGACATAGAATGTTCAGAAGATTCCTTGCTGAGTGAAAGCAGTGGTTTCCATGCTTCAAAGCTGGCCAATCAGGCACAAAAAAGTTCACCGATCAGCAAAGGATCCAGCGGTGCTGCTTCACGAACGCCAACTCCTCCAAACGTTAGTTCTAGCCCAAAGCAAGAGGATGAGGAGACATCAGCTTCGAAGATCCGGTATTTCTTCGAACGCTCCCCtacgaaaaagaagaggaaattaGACTTTGGCAAGGTAGAGGGTTCTCCTCGTCACAAGAAGACAGAGACGGACCCCGCGCAGGAGAATTCGGAATCGCACGATACGTCTGGGAACTCCGAAGTTGCAAGGGAGTCATCAAAGCATCATAGTAAGAAACACGGCGAAAGGGGCGACGGAGCGAGCTTGGAAAAGTCAAAAGAGTCTAGTCCGAAAAAGCAAAACATCAAAGAAGAACTGAACCAAGCCGCACGAAACATCAACAGGTGCCTCTACCCAAAGTACAAAGACAACAGGCTCTCGAAGGATCTGTTCAAGAAGATATGCAAGCTGCTGTCGCACAAGTTGGTTGCTGAACAGACTCTGAGCAAGAGGGCCGCTGCAAAGGCAGTTGACAAGCTGTTTGAAGGCAAGGATGTTGTGACTGAAAGCGATTTGGACGAGCTGTGCCTCTAA
- the LOC119389964 gene encoding mediator of RNA polymerase II transcription subunit 19 has product MAEVVRRTDQYSPKSSPRGSRSPVVSRQDTTGTLKTTISLGKTPAIVHSGPFYLMKEPPKSELTGATNLMVSYGLEHSYNKFSGRKVKDQLSAFLPNLPGNIDAPGDQDNSSLRSLIEKPPVGGKELLALTAAQLVGFRLHPGPLPEQYRMMSQQPQRKKHKHKKHKHKMGDTPNHESQQQENASDASHEKKHKKQKRHDEEKERKKKKKEKKKKKKHSPEATPANPGNPALPNGSQRVI; this is encoded by the exons ATGGCTGAGGTGGTACGGCGGACGGACCAATATTCTCCAAAATCGAGCCCTCGCGGCTCCCGCTCGCCGGTTGTGTCTCGTCAGGACACAACCGGAACACTTAAGACGACAATTTCTCTCGGCAAGACTCCAGCCATTGTTCACAGCGGTCCCTTTTATCTCATGAAAGAACCTCCAA AGAGTGAGCTCACCGGCGCCACAAATCTGATGGTATCATATGGCTTGGAGCACTCCTACAACAAATTCAGCGGCCGTAAGGTCAAAGACCAGCTCAGTGCTTTTTTGCCCAACCTGCCAGGCAACATCGATGCACCCGGCGATCAAGACAACAG TTCACTACGTTCTCTCATCGAAAAGCCACCCGTCGGTGGAAAGGAGCTACTGGCCCTTACCGCCGCCCAACTGGTCGGGTTTAGGCTTCATCCTGGACCG CTGCCTGAACAGTACCGAATGATGAGCCAGCAGCCACAACGAAAGAAGCACAAGCACAAAAAGCACAAACACAAAATGGGTGACACACCAAATCACGAATCTCAACAGCAGG AAAATGCCTCGGATGCCTCCCACGAGAAGAAGCACAAGAAACAGAAACGGCATGATGAAGAGAAGGaacggaagaaaaagaagaaggagaagaaaaagaaaaag AAGCACAGTCCTGAAGCCACACCGGCCAACCCTGGCAACCCAGCACTTCCCAATGGTTCCCAAAGGGTCATCTAA
- the LOC119389960 gene encoding GPN-loop GTPase 1, which produces MASGSGEPQNDGPLPTCVIVLGMAGSGKTTWVQRLTAHLHTVKRPPYVVNLDPACSRVPYPANVDIRDTVKYKEVMKQYGLGPNGAIVTSLNLFSTRFYQVMQLIHKRRSELEYVIFDTPGQIEVFTWSASGNIITETLASEFPTVVVYVMDMVRSTNPVTFMSNMLYACSILYRTKLPFIIAMNKVDVVDHQFAVQWMQDFEVFQDALQGETSHVSNLSRSLSYVLDEFYANLNAVGVSAVTGKGVLEFIEALQKARHEYDTVYRPEYEQLKKKKEDASVADQQKQLERLRLDVAEGDSVPLTGIVHGGEESVDVQPGLSDEEDSEEEHPMEDEDDEKEELESFKSFLEREKTKRAKKYQAQADENT; this is translated from the exons CGGTTAACAGCTCATCTGCATACTGTGAAAAGACCGCCGTACGTTGTGAACCTGGACCCAGCCTGCAGTCGTGTTCCATACCCTGCCAATGTGG ATATCAGGGACACTGTGAAGTACAAGGAAGtcatgaaaca GTATGGCTTAGGTCCCAATGGTGCCATTGTCACATCACTCAACCTTTTCTCCACTCGTTTCTACCAG GTTATGCAGCTCATACACAAAAGGAGATCCGAGCTCGA GTATGTCATTTTTGACACACCAGGGCAGATCGAAGTCTTCACCTGGTCTGCGTCTGGAAACATCATCACGGAAACTCTG GCATCTGAATTTCCCACCGTGGTTGTGTACGTGATGGACATGGTCCGCAGCACGAACCCGGTCACATTCATGTCCAACATGCTTTACGCATGCAGTATTCTCTACAGGACAAAGCTGCCCTTTATTATTGCCATGAACAAG GTTGATGTGGTGGACCACCAGTTTGCAGTGCAGTGGATGCAAGACTTCGAGGTCTTTCAGGATGCGCTTCAGGGCGAGACGTCGCACGTCTCCAACCTCAGTCGTTCGCTCAGCTACGTGCTCGACGAGTTTTATGCCAACCTGAACGCCGTCGGCGTGTCCGCTGTGACGGGAAAAGGTGTGCTCGAGTTCATCGAGGCCCTGCAGAAAGCTCGTCACGAATACGACAC TGTTTATCGACCAGAGTATGAGCAGCTAAAGAAGAAAAAG GAAGACGCGTCAGTGGCCGACCAGCAGAAGCAGCTGGAACGGTTAAGGCTGGATGTTGCTGAAGGAGACAGTGTTCCTCTCACAG GCATAGTGCATGGAGGTGAAGAAAGCGTGGATGTGCAACCTGGATTGAGTGATGAGGAAGATTCTGAAGAGGAACACCCTATGGAGGATGAAG ATGACGAAAAGGAAGAACTCGAGTCGTTCAAGAGCTTTCTTGAACGGGAGAAAACAAAGCGTGCAAAGAAGTACCAAGCACAAGCTGATGAAAATACATGA